The following are encoded in a window of Pseudomonas sp. JQ170C genomic DNA:
- a CDS encoding Tim44 domain-containing protein, with protein MQRFLSIALALCIGLTMSLDANAKRFGGGKSSGAAPTHQTRQAAPATPAASPTAPGRAPAAASGASRWLGPLAGIAAGGLLASMFMGDGFDGMQIFDILIIALIAFLAFRFIAARRRKQQPQMAAAGHAPYEREVHQQPAQPSIFGGSAAPAAAARPVINAPAWFNEQSFLAAARNHFQSLQQHWDANEMDKIAEFVTPQLLQFLKQERAELGEGFQSTYIDNLDVQLEGVDDRADKTIATLTFSGVSKTSRFDQGEVFSESWNMERAQGENQPWLVAGIRQNG; from the coding sequence ATGCAACGTTTTCTTAGCATCGCTTTGGCGCTGTGCATCGGCCTGACGATGAGCCTCGACGCCAACGCCAAGCGCTTCGGCGGCGGCAAGAGCTCGGGCGCCGCGCCAACTCACCAGACCCGCCAGGCTGCCCCGGCTACACCGGCCGCCTCGCCAACCGCTCCAGGTCGTGCACCTGCAGCCGCCAGCGGTGCTTCGCGCTGGCTCGGCCCTCTGGCCGGTATCGCCGCCGGTGGCCTGCTGGCCTCGATGTTCATGGGCGATGGCTTTGACGGCATGCAGATCTTCGACATCCTGATCATCGCGCTGATCGCCTTCCTGGCGTTCCGCTTCATTGCCGCCCGTCGTCGCAAGCAGCAGCCACAAATGGCCGCCGCCGGCCACGCTCCTTACGAGCGTGAAGTGCACCAGCAGCCTGCCCAGCCGTCGATCTTCGGCGGTTCGGCCGCCCCTGCCGCCGCTGCCCGTCCGGTGATCAACGCCCCGGCCTGGTTCAACGAGCAGAGCTTCCTGGCAGCCGCGCGCAACCACTTCCAGTCGCTGCAGCAGCACTGGGATGCCAATGAAATGGACAAGATCGCCGAGTTCGTAACGCCTCAGTTGCTGCAGTTCCTCAAGCAGGAACGTGCCGAGCTGGGCGAAGGCTTCCAGTCCACCTACATCGACAATCTGGACGTGCAGCTTGAAGGCGTCGACGATCGCGCCGACAAGACCATCGCCACCCTGACCTTCAGCGGTGTGTCCAAGACCTCGCGCTTTGACCAGGGCGAAGTGTTCAGCGAAAGCTGGAACATGGAACGTGCCCAGGGCGAAAACCAGCCTTGGCTGGTCGCTGGGATCCGCCAGAACGGCTGA
- the zigA gene encoding zinc metallochaperone GTPase ZigA yields MPNRLPVTVLSGFLGAGKSTLLNHVLRNRENLRVAVIVNDMSEINIDASEVQRNVSLNRAEEKLVEMSNGCICCTLREDLLEEVGQLAREGRFDYLLIESTGISEPLPVAETFTFRDDQGRSLADQARLDTMVTVVDGLNFLRDYQGAESLASRGETLGEEDERSITELLIEQVEFADVILLSKIDLISSHERDELSAILRRLNAHAKIVPMVMGQVPLDTILNTGLFDFERASQAPGWLQELRGEHVPETEEYGIAATTWQARRPLHPQRFFDFINGPWSNGRLLRSKGFFWLASKHQDAGSWSQAGGMMRYGFAGRWWRFVPREHWPQDEQSTATILKQWTPDCGDCRQELVFIGQNIDFAQLDAELQACLLTDAEMAEGVESWAQLPDPFGPWYVEEVA; encoded by the coding sequence ATGCCCAATCGCCTTCCCGTCACTGTGCTATCCGGCTTTTTGGGAGCCGGTAAAAGCACGCTGCTCAATCATGTGCTGCGTAACCGCGAAAACCTGCGGGTGGCGGTGATCGTCAACGACATGAGTGAAATCAACATCGATGCCAGCGAGGTGCAGCGCAATGTCAGCCTCAACCGGGCTGAAGAAAAGCTGGTAGAGATGAGCAATGGCTGCATCTGCTGCACGCTGCGTGAAGACCTGCTTGAAGAGGTGGGCCAGTTGGCCCGGGAGGGGCGCTTTGATTACTTGCTGATTGAATCCACCGGCATCTCCGAGCCGCTACCCGTCGCCGAGACCTTCACCTTCCGCGATGATCAAGGCCGCAGCCTGGCTGACCAGGCGCGGCTGGACACCATGGTCACCGTGGTCGACGGGCTCAATTTCCTGCGTGATTACCAGGGCGCTGAAAGCCTCGCCAGCCGCGGCGAAACCCTGGGAGAGGAAGACGAGCGTTCCATCACGGAGCTGTTGATCGAGCAGGTGGAGTTCGCCGATGTGATCCTGCTCAGCAAGATTGATCTGATCAGCAGTCACGAGCGTGATGAGTTGAGCGCCATCCTGCGGCGTCTCAACGCGCACGCGAAGATAGTGCCGATGGTGATGGGCCAGGTACCGCTGGACACGATCCTCAACACCGGCCTGTTCGATTTCGAGCGGGCGTCCCAGGCGCCTGGCTGGCTGCAGGAACTGCGCGGCGAGCATGTCCCGGAAACCGAGGAGTACGGCATTGCCGCCACCACCTGGCAAGCCCGTCGGCCGCTGCACCCGCAACGCTTCTTCGACTTTATCAACGGGCCCTGGAGCAATGGCCGGTTACTGCGCTCCAAGGGCTTCTTCTGGCTGGCCAGCAAGCATCAGGACGCCGGTAGTTGGTCCCAGGCCGGGGGCATGATGCGCTATGGCTTTGCCGGCCGTTGGTGGCGCTTTGTACCGCGTGAGCACTGGCCGCAGGACGAGCAGAGTACCGCCACCATCCTCAAGCAGTGGACGCCGGACTGCGGTGATTGCCGTCAGGAATTGGTGTTCATCGGACAGAATATTGATTTTGCCCAGCTCGATGCCGAGCTGCAGGCGTGCCTGCTGACCGATGCAGAGATGGCCGAGGGTGTCGAAAGCTGGGCGCAACTGCCAGATCCTTTCGGCCCCTGGTATGTCGAGGAGGTGGCCTGA
- a CDS encoding SMI1/KNR4 family protein, giving the protein MEEVIEQLREANEPVPVPLELPDEDQLVEIEEELFINIPFVFKEYLLTVSDVVYGSLEPVTVTDPQSHTYLPEVAANAWDAGVPRDLIPICQDGDDYYCVEEDGTVVLWSGEEEIVTEESWESVWHWVRDVWLES; this is encoded by the coding sequence GTGGAAGAAGTCATCGAACAGCTCCGAGAAGCCAACGAGCCAGTGCCGGTACCCCTTGAGTTGCCGGATGAAGACCAACTGGTCGAGATTGAAGAAGAGCTGTTCATCAACATCCCGTTCGTCTTCAAGGAGTACCTGCTGACGGTCAGCGATGTGGTCTATGGCAGCCTTGAGCCGGTCACTGTGACCGACCCGCAATCGCACACCTACCTGCCGGAAGTGGCGGCCAATGCCTGGGACGCCGGTGTTCCTCGTGACCTGATCCCGATCTGCCAGGATGGCGACGATTACTACTGTGTCGAGGAAGATGGCACCGTGGTGCTGTGGTCGGGTGAAGAAGAGATCGTCACCGAAGAAAGCTGGGAGTCGGTCTGGCACTGGGTGCGGGATGTCTGGCTGGAAAGCTGA
- a CDS encoding cation:proton antiporter, producing the protein MHAISFIQDLAVIMLVAGVVTILFHRFKQPVVLGYIVAGFIIGPHTPPFGLIHDEDTIKTLAELGVIFLMFCLGLEFSLRKLFKVGATAFIAAFLEIVLMIWIGFEIGRWFGWSTMDSLFLGAILAISSTTIIVKALNDLKMKNERFAQLIFGVLIVEDILGIGIIALLSGIAVSGSVSSGEVFSTVGKLSLFMIVALVVGILLVPRLLAYVARFESNEMLLITVLGLCFGFCLLVVKLEYSMVLGAFLIGAIMAESRQLVKIERLIEPVRDLFSAIFFVAIGMMIDPMVLVEYAWPIVVITIAVVLGKMLSCGMGAFIAGNDGRTSLRVGMGLSQIGEFSFIIAALGMTLQVTSDFLYPVAVAVSAITTLLTPYLIRGADPLSLKLSKVVPTRLARVLSLYGEWLRSIQPHGEGALLASMIRRILLQVGVNLALVVAIFFSGGYFAARIGAYLGEWVNDVGQQKAMIWGAALLLSLPFLIAAYRKLKALSMLLAEMGVKPEMAGRHTQRVRRVIAEVIPLLSLLVIFLLLSALSASILPTSELLVLVVVVAAVVAALLWRWLIRVHTRMQVALLETLENHQENHH; encoded by the coding sequence GTGCATGCCATCAGTTTCATCCAGGACCTGGCAGTAATCATGCTCGTCGCCGGCGTGGTCACCATCCTCTTTCACCGCTTCAAGCAGCCGGTGGTGCTCGGCTACATCGTTGCCGGCTTTATCATCGGCCCCCACACCCCGCCGTTCGGCCTGATCCACGACGAAGACACCATCAAGACCCTTGCGGAACTGGGGGTGATCTTCCTGATGTTCTGCCTGGGCCTGGAGTTCAGCCTGCGCAAGCTGTTCAAGGTGGGGGCCACGGCGTTCATTGCCGCGTTCCTGGAAATCGTCCTGATGATCTGGATCGGTTTCGAGATCGGTCGCTGGTTCGGCTGGAGCACCATGGACTCGCTGTTCCTCGGCGCCATTCTGGCGATCTCCTCGACCACCATCATCGTCAAGGCACTCAACGACCTGAAGATGAAAAACGAGCGCTTCGCGCAACTGATCTTCGGTGTGCTGATCGTCGAGGACATCCTGGGCATCGGCATCATTGCCTTGCTGTCGGGTATCGCGGTCAGTGGATCGGTCAGCTCGGGCGAGGTGTTCTCCACGGTCGGCAAGTTGTCGCTGTTCATGATTGTCGCGCTGGTAGTGGGCATCCTGCTGGTGCCGCGCCTGCTGGCGTATGTCGCGCGCTTTGAAAGCAATGAGATGCTGCTGATTACCGTGTTGGGGCTGTGTTTCGGCTTCTGCCTGCTGGTGGTCAAGCTTGAATACAGCATGGTGCTGGGCGCGTTCCTGATTGGCGCGATCATGGCCGAGTCCCGTCAGCTGGTGAAGATTGAACGACTGATTGAGCCGGTGCGGGACCTGTTCAGTGCCATTTTCTTTGTTGCCATCGGCATGATGATCGACCCGATGGTGCTGGTCGAATATGCCTGGCCGATCGTGGTGATCACCATCGCCGTGGTGCTGGGCAAGATGTTGTCGTGCGGCATGGGCGCCTTCATTGCCGGCAACGACGGACGCACCTCGCTGCGGGTGGGCATGGGGCTGTCACAGATTGGCGAGTTCTCGTTCATCATTGCTGCATTGGGCATGACCCTGCAGGTCACCAGCGATTTCCTTTACCCAGTCGCGGTGGCGGTATCGGCCATCACCACACTGTTGACCCCGTACCTGATCCGTGGGGCTGATCCGTTATCGTTGAAGCTGTCCAAGGTTGTGCCAACGCGCCTGGCGCGGGTCCTGTCGTTGTATGGCGAGTGGCTGCGCAGCATTCAGCCCCATGGCGAAGGGGCGCTGCTGGCGTCGATGATCCGGCGCATCCTCCTGCAAGTGGGTGTGAACCTGGCACTGGTGGTGGCGATCTTCTTCAGTGGCGGCTATTTCGCTGCGCGCATCGGTGCCTACCTGGGCGAGTGGGTCAACGACGTTGGCCAGCAAAAGGCGATGATCTGGGGCGCCGCGTTGCTGCTGTCGCTACCGTTCCTGATTGCCGCCTATCGCAAGCTCAAGGCACTGTCGATGTTGCTGGCCGAGATGGGGGTCAAGCCGGAAATGGCCGGCCGGCACACCCAGCGGGTGCGTCGGGTCATTGCCGAAGTGATCCCGCTGTTGTCGCTGCTGGTGATCTTCCTGCTGCTTTCGGCGCTGTCTGCCAGCATCCTGCCGACCAGCGAACTGTTGGTGCTGGTTGTGGTGGTCGCTGCGGTGGTCGCGGCTTTGCTGTGGCGCTGGCTTATCCGGGTGCACACACGGATGCAGGTCGCCCTGTTGGAGACGTTGGAGAACCATCAGGAGAATCACCACTAG
- the uvrD gene encoding DNA helicase II, producing the protein MRDDLSLLLNSLNDAQRQAVAAPVGRQLVLAGAGSGKTRVLVHRIAWLIQVEQASPHSILSVTFTNKAAAEMRQRIEQLMGINPAGMWVGTFHGLAHRLLRAHWQEAGLNQNFQILDSDDQQRLVKRVIRELGLDEQRWPARQAQWFINGQKDEGLRPQHIQASGDLFLGTMRSIYEAYEAACQRAGVIDFSELLLRALDLWRDHPGLLEHYQRRFRHILVDEFQDTNAVQYAWLRLLAKGGDSLMVVGDDDQSIYGWRGAKIENIHQYTADFPDAELIRLEQNYRSTAGILKAANALIANNSGRLGKELWTDGGDGEPLSLYAAFNEHDEARYVVETIESVLKTGLARSDIAILYRSNAQSRVLEEALLRERIPYRIYGGQRFFERAEIKNAMAYLRLLEGRGNDAALERVINVPPRGIGEKTVEAIRDHARHAQVSMWESMSLLIANKGLKGRAASALAAFIELIENLTAKVMEMPLHLMTQTVIEQSGLIIYHQEEKGEKGQARVENLEELVSAARNFENSEEDAELSPLAAFLGHASLEAGDAQADEHEDSIQLMTLHSAKGLEFPHVFLVGMEEGLFPHKMSLEEPGRLEEERRLAYVGITRAMQQLVMTYAETRRLYGSETYNKVSRFVREIPAGLIQEVRLSNSVSRPFGAAQKTNTSSLFANANIPQTAFNLGQRVQHAVFGEGVILNFEGSGAQARVQVNFAEGSKWLMLGYAKLEAL; encoded by the coding sequence ATGCGCGATGATCTCTCTCTCCTGTTGAACTCCCTCAACGACGCCCAACGCCAGGCCGTAGCCGCCCCTGTTGGTCGTCAGTTGGTCCTGGCCGGTGCCGGCTCCGGCAAGACCCGTGTGCTGGTGCACCGCATCGCCTGGTTGATCCAGGTCGAGCAGGCCTCGCCGCACTCGATCCTGTCGGTGACCTTCACCAACAAGGCCGCTGCCGAGATGCGCCAGCGCATCGAGCAATTGATGGGCATCAATCCGGCCGGCATGTGGGTAGGCACTTTCCACGGCCTGGCGCACCGCCTGCTGCGAGCGCACTGGCAAGAGGCCGGGCTGAACCAGAACTTCCAGATCCTCGACAGCGACGACCAGCAGCGCCTGGTCAAGCGCGTGATCCGCGAGCTGGGCCTTGATGAACAACGCTGGCCCGCACGCCAGGCTCAGTGGTTCATCAACGGCCAGAAAGACGAAGGCCTGCGCCCGCAACATATCCAGGCCAGTGGCGACCTGTTCCTGGGCACCATGCGCAGCATCTATGAAGCCTATGAAGCCGCCTGCCAGCGGGCGGGCGTCATCGACTTCTCCGAGCTGCTGCTGCGCGCCCTGGACCTGTGGCGTGACCACCCGGGCCTGCTGGAGCACTACCAGCGGCGCTTCCGCCACATTCTGGTGGACGAGTTCCAGGACACCAACGCCGTGCAGTACGCCTGGTTGCGTCTGCTGGCAAAGGGCGGCGACAGCCTGATGGTCGTCGGCGACGACGATCAGTCCATCTACGGCTGGCGTGGCGCCAAGATCGAGAACATCCACCAGTACACGGCCGACTTCCCCGACGCCGAGCTCATTCGCCTGGAACAGAACTACCGCTCCACCGCCGGCATCCTCAAGGCGGCCAACGCCCTCATCGCCAACAACAGCGGTCGCCTGGGCAAAGAGCTGTGGACCGACGGCGGCGATGGCGAACCCTTGAGCCTGTACGCCGCCTTCAACGAACACGATGAAGCGCGCTACGTGGTCGAGACCATCGAGAGCGTGCTCAAGACCGGCCTGGCCCGCAGCGACATTGCCATCCTCTACCGCTCCAACGCCCAGTCGCGCGTGCTTGAAGAAGCCCTGCTGCGCGAGCGCATTCCTTACCGCATCTATGGTGGCCAGCGCTTCTTTGAACGCGCCGAAATCAAGAACGCCATGGCTTACCTGCGCCTGCTCGAAGGCCGTGGTAACGATGCGGCGCTTGAGCGGGTGATCAACGTACCGCCACGAGGCATCGGCGAGAAAACCGTCGAAGCGATCCGCGACCACGCACGCCACGCACAAGTGTCGATGTGGGAGTCGATGAGCCTGCTGATCGCCAACAAGGGGCTCAAGGGCCGTGCCGCCAGCGCCCTGGCTGCGTTCATCGAGCTGATCGAGAACCTCACCGCCAAGGTCATGGAGATGCCGTTGCACCTGATGACCCAGACCGTCATCGAGCAATCCGGGCTGATCATCTATCACCAGGAAGAAAAAGGTGAAAAGGGCCAGGCACGGGTAGAAAACCTTGAGGAACTGGTCAGCGCTGCGCGCAACTTTGAAAACAGCGAAGAAGACGCCGAACTCTCGCCATTGGCGGCCTTCCTCGGCCACGCTTCGCTGGAAGCCGGCGATGCCCAGGCTGACGAGCATGAAGACAGCATTCAGCTGATGACCCTGCACAGCGCCAAGGGCCTGGAATTCCCCCATGTGTTCCTGGTGGGCATGGAAGAAGGCCTGTTCCCGCACAAGATGAGCCTGGAAGAGCCTGGCCGCCTGGAAGAAGAGCGCCGCCTGGCCTATGTCGGCATCACCCGGGCCATGCAGCAGCTGGTGATGACCTACGCCGAAACCCGTCGCCTGTATGGCAGTGAAACCTACAACAAGGTGTCGCGATTCGTTCGTGAGATTCCAGCGGGCCTGATCCAGGAAGTGCGCCTGTCCAACAGTGTCAGCCGCCCGTTCGGCGCAGCGCAGAAAACCAACACCAGCAGCCTGTTCGCCAACGCGAACATTCCGCAAACCGCCTTCAACCTTGGCCAGCGTGTGCAGCATGCAGTGTTTGGCGAGGGCGTAATCCTCAACTTCGAGGGTTCCGGCGCCCAGGCCAGGGTCCAGGTCAACTTTGCCGAAGGCAGCAAGTGGCTGATGCTCGGCTACGCCAAGCTGGAAGCACTGTAG
- a CDS encoding glutamine synthetase yields MRLPVLSATLVLLCLSTRAEAIPLSQGLALCTRSATLLVCGDALGNYYSVQTAGSTTYLRGFEVQGRRLWTQTNSRYGQLTFYTGLASDGETWVGYSRKIGWTTLNSVSSSNGQRFNLRCNRLSGCQ; encoded by the coding sequence ATGAGATTGCCGGTCTTGTCCGCCACCCTTGTGCTGCTGTGCCTGAGCACCCGCGCCGAAGCCATCCCCTTGAGCCAAGGCCTGGCGCTATGCACACGCAGCGCTACGTTGCTGGTCTGCGGCGATGCGCTGGGCAACTACTACAGCGTGCAAACGGCCGGCAGCACGACCTACTTGCGCGGCTTTGAAGTGCAAGGCCGACGGCTGTGGACACAAACCAACAGCCGCTACGGGCAACTGACCTTCTACACAGGCCTGGCCAGCGATGGTGAAACCTGGGTGGGTTACAGCCGCAAAATCGGCTGGACCACCCTCAACAGCGTTTCAAGTTCCAACGGCCAACGTTTCAACCTGCGCTGCAATCGCCTGAGCGGCTGCCAATAG
- the pdxY gene encoding pyridoxal kinase PdxY has product MKRTPHLLAIQSHVVFGHAGNGAAVFPMQRVGVNVWPLNTVQFSNHTQYGQWTGEVLAPAQIPALVEGIATIGELGNCDAVLSGYLGSAEQGRAILSGVERIKAVNPKALYLCDPVMGHPEKGCIVPAEVSAFLLEEAVAMADVLCPNQLELDSFCDRRPTSLEDCVAMARSLLERGPKAVLVKHLAYPGREAEHFEMLLVTAVGSWHLRRPLLAFPRQPVGVGDLTSGLFLARVLLGDDWVAAFEFAAAAVHEVLLETQACASYELELVRAQDRIVHPRVRFEARRLDV; this is encoded by the coding sequence ATGAAACGTACGCCGCATTTGCTTGCCATCCAGTCCCATGTGGTTTTTGGCCATGCCGGTAACGGCGCGGCGGTGTTCCCCATGCAGCGGGTCGGCGTGAATGTGTGGCCCCTCAATACTGTGCAGTTCTCCAATCACACTCAGTATGGCCAGTGGACCGGGGAAGTGCTTGCGCCAGCGCAAATCCCTGCGTTGGTAGAAGGCATTGCGACGATCGGTGAGCTGGGCAATTGCGATGCAGTGTTGTCCGGCTACCTGGGCAGTGCCGAGCAGGGGCGGGCGATCCTCAGCGGCGTTGAGCGGATCAAGGCGGTCAATCCCAAGGCACTGTACTTGTGCGATCCGGTGATGGGACATCCGGAAAAGGGCTGTATCGTCCCGGCCGAGGTCAGCGCCTTTCTGCTGGAAGAAGCGGTGGCGATGGCAGACGTGTTGTGCCCGAACCAATTGGAGTTGGACAGCTTTTGTGATCGCCGCCCAACGTCGCTGGAAGACTGCGTGGCAATGGCCCGCAGCCTGCTTGAACGCGGGCCGAAGGCGGTGCTGGTCAAGCACCTGGCCTATCCCGGACGCGAAGCGGAGCATTTTGAAATGCTGCTGGTGACGGCGGTGGGGAGTTGGCACCTGCGCCGCCCGCTGCTGGCGTTTCCGCGTCAGCCTGTGGGCGTTGGCGACCTCACCTCGGGATTGTTCCTGGCGCGGGTGCTCTTGGGCGATGACTGGGTGGCGGCATTTGAGTTTGCAGCGGCCGCTGTCCATGAGGTGCTGCTCGAGACCCAGGCCTGCGCCAGCTACGAGCTTGAGCTGGTGCGGGCCCAGGACCGCATCGTGCATCCACGGGTGCGCTTCGAGGCCCGCCGTCTGGACGTTTAG
- the folE2 gene encoding GTP cyclohydrolase FolE2 produces the protein MTALTLPDIAAQAIHTHLPLDWVGMCNIALPIRLAGETLRASADAGVSLDDGTSRGIHMSRLYLALEVFETEPLSAQLLREVLERFLDSHRGLSANAYLHLRFEMLLKRPALVSPLAGWKAYPVSLEARLKNEVFHVELNVELQYSSTCPCSAALSRQLIQQQFLNDFGNCSLTHEAVLSWLGSAQGVLATPHSQRSTAKLSIRLRPEVSELPILELVDQAEAALGTAVQTAVKRADEQAFALANGQNLMFCEDAARRLHLALQRLDWLIGFNLRVEHAESLHAHDAVARSQWRW, from the coding sequence ATGACAGCACTCACGCTCCCAGATATTGCCGCACAAGCCATCCACACCCACCTGCCGCTGGACTGGGTCGGCATGTGCAACATTGCCTTGCCGATACGCCTGGCGGGCGAAACCCTTCGCGCCAGCGCCGATGCAGGGGTCAGCCTGGATGACGGCACATCACGCGGCATCCATATGTCGCGTCTGTACCTGGCTTTGGAGGTTTTTGAAACGGAGCCTTTGAGCGCGCAGTTGCTGCGCGAAGTGTTGGAGCGTTTTCTCGACAGCCATCGCGGATTGTCAGCCAACGCGTACCTGCATCTGCGCTTTGAAATGCTGCTCAAACGTCCTGCTTTAGTCAGCCCGCTGGCGGGATGGAAAGCGTATCCGGTGAGCCTTGAAGCGCGCTTAAAAAACGAAGTGTTCCACGTGGAACTAAATGTGGAGCTGCAATACTCCTCCACTTGTCCCTGTTCGGCCGCCTTGTCCAGGCAGTTGATTCAACAACAATTCCTGAACGACTTTGGCAATTGCAGCCTCACCCATGAAGCCGTATTGAGCTGGCTGGGAAGTGCACAGGGCGTGTTGGCAACACCCCACAGCCAACGCAGCACGGCAAAACTGAGTATTCGCTTGAGGCCTGAGGTGAGCGAATTGCCGATCCTCGAACTGGTCGATCAAGCAGAAGCCGCTTTGGGCACCGCAGTGCAAACCGCAGTAAAGCGTGCAGACGAACAAGCCTTCGCCTTGGCCAACGGTCAAAATCTGATGTTCTGTGAAGATGCTGCGAGGCGGCTACACCTTGCGCTTCAACGCCTGGACTGGCTGATCGGCTTCAACCTGCGCGTGGAACATGCAGAGAGTCTGCATGCCCACGACGCAGTCGCCCGCAGCCAATGGCGTTGGTAG
- a CDS encoding DUF3301 domain-containing protein, protein MLTLGNLFVLMVLGTAGAWLWHNHGLREKALERVKQHCAKLDLELLDGNVALKRIGFVRDAQGRKRLARVYNFEFTVTGEQRHPGTVTQFGAHSMQIELAPYPFEIKPAPHADNVIEMNQWRQDHNRWRN, encoded by the coding sequence ATGTTGACCCTGGGTAATCTCTTTGTGCTGATGGTGCTGGGTACTGCTGGTGCCTGGCTGTGGCATAACCACGGATTGCGTGAGAAGGCCCTGGAACGGGTCAAGCAGCACTGTGCAAAACTCGATCTGGAACTGCTCGACGGTAACGTCGCGCTCAAGCGCATCGGCTTTGTCCGCGATGCCCAGGGGCGCAAGCGCCTGGCCCGTGTGTACAACTTTGAATTCACCGTCACCGGCGAGCAACGCCACCCGGGCACCGTCACCCAGTTCGGTGCCCACAGCATGCAGATCGAACTGGCGCCCTACCCGTTTGAAATCAAACCCGCCCCGCATGCCGACAACGTCATTGAAATGAATCAGTGGCGCCAGGATCACAACCGCTGGCGAAACTAA
- a CDS encoding CobW family GTP-binding protein produces the protein MLQNIPTHVIAGPLGAGKTSLIRNLLAQRPVDERWAVLINEFGQIGLDAALLSTDDQGIAMGEVAGGCLCCVNGTPFQVGLGRLLRKARPHRLFIEPSGLGHPLQLLEQLRQPPWRGVLAVQPAIVVLDAEQLAAGVALPIAQQEALPGAGLLVLNKSQPVDSEKRLWITSKLPEIELFWTDHGELQLSKLPVDIISGEAVGKLALPNEIGPVASLWINPEEPICSVQDVAEGWSIGWRWHPRQIFYPQRIEQLLRAFDWRRAKLVIHSPEGWQSINALAGQRELHWQPSEWRRDSRLELIFSTAQDVEALQQAMQACRL, from the coding sequence ATGCTGCAGAACATTCCTACCCACGTGATTGCCGGGCCCTTGGGCGCCGGCAAGACCAGCCTGATTCGCAACCTGCTCGCCCAGCGGCCGGTTGATGAGCGCTGGGCAGTGCTGATCAACGAGTTCGGCCAGATCGGCCTGGATGCCGCGCTGCTGAGCACCGACGATCAGGGCATTGCCATGGGCGAGGTGGCGGGTGGTTGCCTGTGCTGCGTCAACGGCACGCCTTTTCAGGTCGGCTTGGGGCGGCTGCTGCGCAAGGCCAGGCCACACCGGCTGTTTATCGAACCTTCAGGCTTGGGGCATCCGCTGCAATTGCTGGAACAATTGCGCCAGCCGCCCTGGCGCGGTGTGCTGGCTGTTCAGCCGGCCATCGTGGTGCTGGATGCCGAGCAATTGGCCGCGGGGGTTGCCTTACCCATTGCCCAGCAGGAGGCTCTGCCCGGTGCGGGTTTGCTGGTGTTGAACAAATCGCAGCCTGTGGATAGTGAAAAACGGCTGTGGATAACGTCTAAATTGCCCGAAATAGAGCTGTTCTGGACTGATCACGGCGAGCTGCAATTGTCGAAATTGCCTGTTGATATCATTTCCGGCGAGGCTGTGGGTAAGCTGGCATTACCTAATGAAATCGGCCCCGTGGCGAGTCTGTGGATAAATCCAGAGGAGCCCATTTGCAGTGTACAAGACGTTGCAGAGGGTTGGAGCATCGGCTGGCGCTGGCATCCGCGCCAGATTTTTTATCCACAGCGCATCGAGCAGTTGTTACGCGCTTTTGACTGGCGCCGGGCCAAGCTGGTTATCCACAGCCCGGAGGGATGGCAGTCAATCAACGCATTGGCAGGGCAGCGTGAGTTGCACTGGCAGCCCAGTGAATGGCGGCGTGATTCACGGCTTGAGTTGATCTTTTCCACAGCCCAGGACGTTGAAGCGCTGCAGCAGGCCATGCAGGCCTGCCGACTTTAG
- a CDS encoding acyl-CoA thioesterase yields MEPGNAQLSMTVLMTPDMANFSGNVHGGTLLKYLDEVAYACASRYAGRYVVTLSVDQVVFREPVHVGELVTFLASVNYTGNTSMEVGIKVVTENIRERSVRHSNSCFFTMVAVDDDRKPVAVPPRQPESSEEKRRFLQGKQRRQIRQELEKRYQELKGDAI; encoded by the coding sequence ATGGAACCTGGAAACGCCCAGCTGTCGATGACTGTCCTGATGACCCCGGACATGGCCAATTTTTCTGGCAACGTTCATGGCGGCACCCTGCTCAAGTACCTCGATGAAGTCGCCTATGCCTGCGCCAGCCGCTATGCCGGCCGTTATGTGGTGACCCTGTCGGTTGACCAGGTGGTCTTTCGCGAGCCGGTGCATGTCGGCGAGCTGGTGACCTTCCTTGCCTCGGTCAACTACACAGGCAATACCTCTATGGAGGTGGGCATCAAGGTTGTCACCGAGAACATTCGCGAGCGCTCGGTGCGCCACAGCAACAGCTGCTTCTTCACCATGGTCGCAGTGGATGACGACCGCAAGCCGGTTGCCGTGCCGCCCCGCCAGCCAGAAAGCAGCGAAGAAAAACGCCGCTTCCTGCAGGGCAAGCAACGCCGCCAGATTCGCCAGGAGCTGGAAAAGCGTTATCAGGAGCTCAAGGGCGACGCGATCTAA